One Anthonomus grandis grandis chromosome 13, icAntGran1.3, whole genome shotgun sequence DNA segment encodes these proteins:
- the LOC126743727 gene encoding MICOS complex subunit Mic60-like isoform X1: protein MFEFLYQRGKIYGVRVSESNANNELSFHDAPALWCASQSLKQAIKWGSPGIPWKNQMRPLHKELGAMMSAVSHNDELARVVINGVPKEAFERGIFPEEALKQRFNEVDKLARKVDLVPAKGAPLLVHILSYLQSILLIKSASYISQSELNDEEIDFNKLSTHDILYRARFWLDRGDLTQALKYMNLLQGAPRVVARQWIHEAKILLETEQAANLLMAYAISCGLKYL, encoded by the exons ATGTTCGAATTTTTGTATCAACGTGGCAAAATTTACGGTGTCAGAGTGTCGGAAAGCAACGCGAACAACGAGCTGTCCTTCCATGATGCTCCGGCTTTATGGTGCGCCTCTCAATCCCTAAAACAAGCGATCAAATGGGGCTCCCCGGGGATCCCTTGGAAAAATCAAATGCGCCCCTTGCATAAAGAGTTGGGCGCCATGATGTCCGCCGTTTCACACAACGACGAATTGGCCCGCGTCGTTATTAACGGGGTGCCTAAGGAGGCGTTTGAAAGAG GGATTTTTCCAGAAGAAGCCTTAAAGCAACGGTTCAACGAAGTGGACAAGTTGGCGCGTAAAGTGGACTTGGTGCCCGCAAAAGGAGCCCCTCTTCTGGtccatattttatcttatcTTCAGTCGATTCTACTGATTAAATCGGCCAGTTACATCTCGCAGTCTGAACTGAACGATGAAGAGATCGATTTTAACAAGTTGTCCACGCACGATATTTTGTATAGAGCGCGTTTTTGGTTGGATAGAGGGGACCTGACGCAGGCGTTAAAATATATGAATCTTTTGCAAGGAGCTCcaag ggtAGTGGCAAGGCAATGGATTCACGAAGCGAAAATTCTGCTAGAAACTGAACAAGCGGCCAATTTGCTTATGGCCTACGCCATATCTTGTGGACTTAAGTACCTATAA
- the LOC126743727 gene encoding MICOS complex subunit Mic60-like isoform X2 codes for MFEFLYQRGKIYGVRVSESNANNELSFHDAPALWCASQSLKQAIKWGSPGIPWKNQMRPLHKELGAMMSAVSHNDELARVVINGVPKEAFEREEALKQRFNEVDKLARKVDLVPAKGAPLLVHILSYLQSILLIKSASYISQSELNDEEIDFNKLSTHDILYRARFWLDRGDLTQALKYMNLLQGAPRVVARQWIHEAKILLETEQAANLLMAYAISCGLKYL; via the exons ATGTTCGAATTTTTGTATCAACGTGGCAAAATTTACGGTGTCAGAGTGTCGGAAAGCAACGCGAACAACGAGCTGTCCTTCCATGATGCTCCGGCTTTATGGTGCGCCTCTCAATCCCTAAAACAAGCGATCAAATGGGGCTCCCCGGGGATCCCTTGGAAAAATCAAATGCGCCCCTTGCATAAAGAGTTGGGCGCCATGATGTCCGCCGTTTCACACAACGACGAATTGGCCCGCGTCGTTATTAACGGGGTGCCTAAGGAGGCGTTTGAAAGAG AAGAAGCCTTAAAGCAACGGTTCAACGAAGTGGACAAGTTGGCGCGTAAAGTGGACTTGGTGCCCGCAAAAGGAGCCCCTCTTCTGGtccatattttatcttatcTTCAGTCGATTCTACTGATTAAATCGGCCAGTTACATCTCGCAGTCTGAACTGAACGATGAAGAGATCGATTTTAACAAGTTGTCCACGCACGATATTTTGTATAGAGCGCGTTTTTGGTTGGATAGAGGGGACCTGACGCAGGCGTTAAAATATATGAATCTTTTGCAAGGAGCTCcaag ggtAGTGGCAAGGCAATGGATTCACGAAGCGAAAATTCTGCTAGAAACTGAACAAGCGGCCAATTTGCTTATGGCCTACGCCATATCTTGTGGACTTAAGTACCTATAA